One part of the Luteibacter yeojuensis genome encodes these proteins:
- the mraY gene encoding phospho-N-acetylmuramoyl-pentapeptide-transferase produces the protein MLLELAEWMARHFTSLHLFQYITFRAIMAALTALAVSLLLGPRLIRQLAALKAGQVVRSDGPQTHLAKAGTPTMGGLLILFAVAIATLLWADLGNRYVWVVLLVTMLFGVIGFYDDYRKLVLKDSRGLASRWKYFWQSVFGLGAAVFLYQTHQLPAEIALYVPLFKQVAIPLGLFFVVIGYFIVVGFSNAVNLTDGLDGLAIMPSVLVSGALGIFAYLAGNKVFSEYLGIPSIPGAGELAIFCSALAGAGLGFLWFNTYPAQVFMGDVGALAIGAALGCVALIVRQEIVLLVMGGVFVMETASVMLQVGSFKLRGKRIFRMAPIHHHFELKGWPEPRVIVRFWIISVVLVLIGLATLKVR, from the coding sequence ATGCTGCTTGAACTGGCGGAATGGATGGCTCGGCACTTCACGTCGCTGCATCTGTTCCAGTACATCACCTTCCGCGCGATCATGGCCGCCCTCACCGCGCTGGCCGTATCGCTGTTGCTCGGCCCCCGGCTGATCCGCCAGCTGGCCGCGCTGAAGGCGGGGCAGGTGGTGCGCAGCGACGGCCCGCAGACCCACCTCGCCAAGGCCGGCACGCCGACCATGGGCGGCCTGCTCATCCTCTTCGCGGTGGCCATCGCCACGCTGCTCTGGGCCGACCTCGGCAATCGCTACGTATGGGTGGTGCTGCTGGTGACGATGCTGTTCGGCGTCATCGGCTTCTACGACGACTACCGCAAGCTGGTGCTGAAGGACAGCCGCGGCCTCGCCAGCCGCTGGAAGTATTTCTGGCAGTCGGTGTTCGGCCTCGGCGCCGCGGTGTTCCTCTACCAGACCCATCAGTTGCCGGCCGAGATCGCGCTCTACGTGCCCCTGTTCAAGCAGGTGGCGATTCCGCTCGGCCTGTTCTTCGTGGTGATCGGCTACTTCATCGTCGTGGGCTTTTCCAATGCGGTGAACCTCACGGACGGCCTCGACGGCCTGGCGATCATGCCGAGCGTGCTGGTGTCCGGCGCGCTGGGTATCTTCGCCTACCTCGCAGGCAACAAGGTCTTCTCCGAATACCTGGGCATTCCGTCGATCCCGGGGGCCGGCGAACTGGCGATCTTCTGCAGCGCGCTCGCGGGCGCGGGCCTCGGCTTCCTCTGGTTCAACACCTATCCCGCGCAGGTTTTCATGGGCGACGTGGGCGCCCTCGCCATCGGTGCCGCGCTCGGCTGCGTGGCGCTGATCGTGCGCCAGGAAATCGTGCTGCTGGTGATGGGCGGCGTGTTCGTGATGGAGACCGCGTCGGTGATGCTCCAGGTCGGCAGCTTCAAGCTGCGCGGCAAGCGCATCTTCCGCATGGCGCCCATCCACCATCACTTCGAACTGAAGGGCTGGCCCGAACCCCGGGTCATCGTGCGCTTCTGGATCATCAGCGTGGTGCTGGTGCTCATCGGTCTGGCTACCTTGAAGGTGCGTTGA
- a CDS encoding UDP-N-acetylmuramoyl-tripeptide--D-alanyl-D-alanine ligase — MMRLSAVALWTRGRLQGADAEVTGFSIDTRTLKAGDLFVALPGEHVDAHDFVAAAAERGAVGALVTRPVDAPIAQVIVDDTQLALGDLASAARAQSDVRVIGITGSNGKTTVKTLTASILSRHGPTHVNAGNYNNEIGMPLTLLAMPPDTRYAVLEMGAGKPGDIDYLAAIARPDIGLVNSIAAAHLERMGTIEGVAETKGALYRSLPAEGVAIVNADDERFAGFFANLAGSRRILRYALEHRADIGADIVEERIDGTHFVLSTPHGDGEVHLPLPGRHNVANALAAAAIAVALDVPVDLIVEGLEHVPHVAGRLDLEPMPGGWTLIDDSYNANPGSAAAAIDTLALARGERWLILGDMAELGPETVKLHAGIGRLARERGIERLLATGPKSAAAVEAFGPGAQHFATREDLIEAACAQIHEGVTCLVKGSRSSGMERVAAAMKKYAEGASDAA; from the coding sequence ATGATGCGCCTGTCCGCCGTCGCCCTCTGGACCCGCGGCCGCCTGCAGGGCGCCGACGCCGAGGTGACCGGCTTTTCCATCGACACCCGTACGCTGAAGGCCGGCGACCTGTTCGTGGCGCTGCCGGGCGAGCACGTCGACGCACACGACTTCGTGGCCGCGGCGGCGGAACGCGGCGCCGTGGGCGCGCTGGTCACGCGTCCCGTGGACGCACCCATCGCGCAGGTGATCGTCGACGACACCCAGCTGGCGCTGGGCGACCTCGCCAGCGCGGCGCGGGCACAAAGCGACGTGCGGGTGATCGGCATCACGGGTTCCAACGGGAAGACCACGGTGAAGACGCTTACCGCGTCGATCCTTTCCCGGCATGGCCCCACCCATGTGAATGCGGGCAACTACAACAACGAGATCGGCATGCCGCTGACCCTGTTGGCGATGCCGCCGGACACGCGCTACGCGGTACTCGAGATGGGCGCCGGCAAGCCGGGCGACATCGATTACCTGGCTGCCATCGCACGGCCCGATATCGGTCTCGTGAACTCCATCGCGGCGGCGCATCTTGAGCGCATGGGCACGATCGAAGGCGTCGCCGAAACCAAGGGCGCGCTGTACCGGTCGCTGCCGGCCGAGGGGGTGGCCATCGTCAATGCCGACGACGAGCGCTTCGCCGGTTTCTTCGCCAACCTGGCCGGTTCGCGCCGGATCCTCCGCTATGCGCTCGAGCATCGCGCGGACATCGGTGCCGACATCGTCGAGGAGCGCATCGACGGCACGCACTTCGTGCTGTCCACGCCGCATGGCGACGGTGAGGTGCACCTCCCCCTGCCGGGGCGGCACAACGTGGCGAACGCGCTGGCCGCCGCGGCGATCGCCGTGGCGCTCGACGTGCCTGTCGACCTCATCGTCGAAGGGTTGGAACACGTGCCGCACGTCGCGGGCCGCCTCGACCTCGAGCCGATGCCGGGAGGCTGGACCCTGATCGACGACAGCTACAACGCGAACCCCGGCTCCGCCGCCGCGGCGATCGACACCCTGGCGCTGGCCCGCGGCGAGCGCTGGCTGATCCTGGGCGACATGGCGGAACTCGGTCCGGAGACAGTGAAACTCCACGCCGGCATCGGGCGCCTCGCCCGCGAGCGCGGCATCGAGCGCCTGCTCGCGACGGGGCCGAAGAGCGCCGCGGCGGTCGAGGCGTTCGGTCCGGGCGCGCAGCACTTCGCCACTCGGGAAGACCTCATCGAGGCCGCCTGCGCGCAGATCCATGAAGGCGTCACCTGCCTCGTGAAAGGTTCGCGTTCCTCCGGCATGGAGCGGGTCGCGGCCGCGATGAAGAAATACGCTGAAGGAGCATCCGATGCTGCTTGA
- a CDS encoding UDP-N-acetylmuramoyl-L-alanyl-D-glutamate--2,6-diaminopimelate ligase, translated as MTMRLADLLHGFAAAPGAGDIVVSGLGLDSREIAQGDAFVALRGTKGHGIEFAAKAVAQGAVVVLAEPPFDAVDAGVPVVAVDGLREKTGPIAARYFGDPSEALDVIGVTGTNGKTSTVQLIAQALAFLGRKPATIGTLGAGLHGAIAEGERTTPDAISMQALLGEFRDAGATHVAMEVSSHALEQGRVNAIAFDVAVFTNLTRDHLDYHGTMEAYGAAKAKLFAFESLRAAVVNVDDPFGVKLAKGLSEGVAKLRTSMASDSTDKDAEVRADIIVTSAKGLSFNLVTPWGARTVRSALLGRFNVANLLAVAAVLGALGEPFERIHAALESLQPVNGRMSRLGGDGRKPLVVVDYSHTPDSLKQALLALRSHTKGRLVCVFGAGGDRDQGKRPIMAGIAERLADVVIVTDDNPRSEDGDAIVAQIVAGFSHPETVMVERDRAQAIALALADAKADDVVLIAGKGHETYQEGPEGKRPFDDLAVAREAMESSKKGARA; from the coding sequence ATGACCATGCGACTCGCCGACCTGCTCCACGGATTCGCCGCCGCCCCCGGTGCCGGCGACATCGTCGTTTCAGGGCTCGGCCTCGATTCGCGCGAGATCGCCCAGGGCGACGCGTTCGTCGCGCTGCGCGGCACGAAGGGCCACGGCATCGAGTTCGCGGCGAAGGCCGTCGCGCAGGGCGCCGTCGTCGTCCTCGCCGAGCCGCCGTTCGACGCGGTCGACGCCGGCGTGCCCGTCGTGGCCGTGGACGGCCTTCGCGAGAAGACCGGTCCCATCGCCGCGCGCTATTTCGGCGATCCCTCGGAAGCGCTCGACGTGATCGGCGTCACCGGCACCAACGGCAAGACGTCCACCGTGCAGTTGATCGCACAGGCGCTGGCCTTCCTCGGCCGCAAGCCGGCGACGATCGGAACGCTCGGCGCGGGCCTGCACGGCGCCATCGCCGAAGGCGAGCGCACCACGCCCGACGCGATCAGCATGCAGGCGCTGCTCGGCGAGTTCCGCGACGCCGGCGCCACGCATGTGGCGATGGAGGTCTCCTCGCACGCGCTGGAGCAGGGCCGGGTGAACGCCATCGCCTTCGATGTGGCGGTCTTCACCAACCTCACCCGCGACCACCTCGATTACCACGGCACGATGGAAGCGTACGGCGCGGCCAAGGCCAAGCTGTTCGCCTTCGAAAGCCTGCGCGCGGCCGTCGTCAATGTGGACGATCCCTTCGGCGTGAAGCTGGCGAAGGGGTTGTCCGAGGGCGTGGCGAAGCTGCGTACGTCCATGGCCAGCGACAGCACCGACAAGGACGCCGAGGTCCGTGCCGACATCATCGTGACGTCCGCCAAGGGCCTGTCGTTCAATCTCGTCACCCCGTGGGGCGCACGCACCGTGCGCAGCGCGCTGCTGGGTCGCTTCAACGTCGCCAACCTGCTTGCCGTGGCGGCGGTGCTGGGGGCGCTGGGCGAGCCGTTCGAGCGCATCCACGCCGCGCTGGAGTCGCTGCAGCCGGTGAACGGCCGCATGAGCCGCCTCGGCGGCGACGGCCGCAAGCCGCTGGTGGTGGTCGACTATTCGCACACGCCGGATTCGCTGAAACAGGCGCTGCTGGCGCTGCGCTCGCATACGAAAGGCCGCCTGGTCTGCGTGTTCGGCGCCGGCGGCGATCGCGACCAGGGCAAGCGCCCGATCATGGCCGGCATCGCCGAGCGCCTGGCCGACGTCGTCATCGTCACCGACGACAACCCGCGCTCCGAGGACGGCGATGCGATCGTCGCGCAGATCGTGGCGGGTTTCAGCCATCCCGAGACGGTGATGGTCGAGCGCGACCGCGCGCAGGCCATCGCCCTGGCGCTTGCCGATGCGAAGGCGGACGACGTCGTCCTGATCGCCGGCAAGGGTCACGAAACCTACCAGGAAGGTCCGGAGGGCAAGCGTCCCTTCGACGATCTCGCCGTCGCCCGCGAAGCGATGGAATCGAGCAAGAAAGGAGCTCGCGCATGA
- a CDS encoding peptidoglycan D,D-transpeptidase FtsI family protein, with translation MKARYGKPVVPTRRRGQGPSPRKRMTVIVALLCVAASGLVVRAFDLQVVREQFYKDQGDARFLREMPIPVSRGTIFDRNGEPLAVSTPVASIWANPPEVLENEDRIPELAKALHVDADDLKQKIAQRADKEFMYIARQMRPEEAQAIVDLKIPGIASQREYRRYYPSGAVNSHILGFTNIDDHGQEGLELAFDEWLAGKPGAKRVIRDRMGHVVEDVELVREPQPGRDITLSIDRRIQYLAYSALKDTLEKNKAESGSIVMMDVHTGEVLAMANLPSFNPNAVRGSTPSERRNRAVTDVVEPGSTMKAFTMAAALMSGKYTPTSPLIETSPGSWMIGGHPVRDTHNWGTLTPTGVITKSSNVGAAKIAMTLDTDFLYGVYKSFGLGNSTGSGFPGEAAGYLPVGRTWKPIEKSRLAYGYNLNLTPLQLATGYAAIGNGGALREPSFIKGADNPPDQVVSPEVAHELVRMLETVVAPGGTGYGFASVANYSVAGKTGTSHKNSVGGYYSNNYISLFVGMIPASAPRLVTVVVINDPKGGRYYGGSVAGPAFAQVMTGAVRLLDIPPDNVGRWYAGGPSQGGLIGTSSEPPPQADDSAAEEVVP, from the coding sequence ATGAAGGCCCGTTACGGCAAGCCCGTCGTACCCACCCGCCGCCGCGGCCAGGGTCCCAGCCCGCGCAAGCGCATGACGGTGATCGTCGCGCTCCTGTGCGTCGCGGCGTCGGGTCTCGTCGTCCGTGCGTTCGACCTGCAGGTGGTGCGCGAGCAGTTCTACAAGGACCAGGGCGACGCGCGCTTCCTGCGCGAAATGCCCATCCCGGTCTCGCGCGGCACCATCTTCGACCGCAACGGCGAACCGCTCGCGGTGTCCACGCCGGTCGCCTCGATCTGGGCGAACCCGCCGGAAGTGCTCGAGAACGAGGACCGTATCCCCGAGCTGGCGAAGGCCCTGCACGTCGATGCCGACGACCTCAAGCAGAAGATCGCGCAGCGCGCCGACAAGGAGTTCATGTACATCGCGCGGCAGATGCGGCCGGAAGAGGCGCAGGCCATCGTCGACCTCAAGATCCCGGGCATCGCCTCGCAGCGCGAGTACCGCCGTTACTATCCGTCCGGCGCGGTGAACAGCCATATCCTCGGCTTCACCAACATCGACGACCACGGGCAGGAGGGCCTGGAGCTGGCTTTCGACGAGTGGCTGGCCGGCAAGCCGGGCGCGAAGCGCGTTATCCGCGACCGCATGGGCCATGTGGTGGAAGACGTGGAGCTGGTGCGCGAGCCGCAGCCGGGCCGCGACATCACGCTTTCGATCGACCGGCGCATCCAGTACCTCGCGTACAGCGCGCTGAAGGACACGCTGGAAAAGAACAAGGCCGAGTCCGGTTCCATCGTCATGATGGATGTCCACACCGGCGAAGTGCTGGCCATGGCCAACCTGCCGTCGTTCAACCCGAACGCGGTGCGCGGCAGCACGCCGTCGGAACGGCGCAACCGCGCGGTCACCGACGTGGTCGAGCCCGGCTCGACGATGAAGGCGTTCACCATGGCCGCGGCGCTCATGAGCGGCAAGTACACGCCCACGTCGCCGCTGATCGAGACCTCGCCCGGCAGCTGGATGATCGGCGGCCACCCGGTGCGCGACACGCACAACTGGGGCACGCTCACGCCGACGGGCGTCATCACGAAGTCGTCCAACGTCGGCGCGGCCAAGATCGCGATGACGCTGGATACCGACTTCCTCTACGGCGTGTACAAGTCCTTCGGTCTCGGCAACAGCACGGGCAGCGGCTTCCCGGGCGAGGCCGCCGGTTACTTGCCGGTGGGACGCACCTGGAAGCCGATCGAGAAGTCGCGCCTCGCCTATGGCTACAACCTCAACCTGACGCCGCTGCAGCTGGCGACCGGCTATGCGGCGATCGGCAACGGCGGCGCGTTGCGGGAGCCGAGTTTCATCAAGGGCGCCGACAACCCGCCCGACCAGGTCGTATCGCCCGAAGTGGCGCACGAACTGGTGCGCATGCTCGAAACCGTCGTGGCCCCGGGCGGCACCGGCTACGGATTCGCCTCCGTCGCCAACTACAGCGTCGCCGGCAAGACCGGTACCTCGCACAAGAACTCGGTCGGCGGTTACTACTCGAACAACTACATTTCGCTCTTCGTGGGCATGATCCCGGCGAGCGCACCGCGTCTCGTGACGGTGGTGGTCATCAACGATCCGAAGGGCGGCCGTTACTACGGCGGCTCGGTGGCCGGACCGGCGTTCGCGCAGGTGATGACGGGCGCGGTGCGCCTGCTCGACATCCCGCCGGACAACGTCGGCCGCTGGTATGCGGGCGGACCCAGCCAGGGCGGGCTGATCGGCACGAGCAGCGAGCCACCGCCGCAGGCGGACGACAGTGCGGCGGAAGAGGTGGTCCCATGA
- the ftsL gene encoding cell division protein FtsL: MKVFGAICLSILLLAVIASAIGVVWTRHESRVLFVELSRLQTQKDDLGVEYGRLELEQATYAEPARIDAEARGKLGMFTPKPQDIQLVRR; this comes from the coding sequence GTGAAGGTCTTCGGCGCCATCTGCCTCTCGATCCTGCTGCTGGCGGTCATCGCCAGCGCGATCGGCGTGGTGTGGACGCGCCACGAGAGCCGTGTGCTGTTCGTCGAACTGTCGCGCCTGCAGACGCAGAAGGACGATCTGGGCGTGGAATACGGCCGCCTCGAACTGGAACAGGCGACGTACGCCGAACCCGCCCGCATCGACGCCGAAGCCCGCGGCAAGCTCGGCATGTTCACGCCGAAGCCGCAGGACATCCAGCTGGTGCGTCGATGA
- the rsmH gene encoding 16S rRNA (cytosine(1402)-N(4))-methyltransferase RsmH: MERERDVATAGRNVHIPVMLDEVLEGLALRENGRYLDGTFGRGGHARAILDRLSADGRLFLMDRDPAAIAVAEKGLATDPRVSLRHDNFAAMGEWPALQGGLDGVLLDLGVSSPQLDDASRGFSFMADAPLDMRMDTTRGISAADFLAEADEAEIADVLWTFGEERFSRRIAKAIVERRATAPIARTGELAELVARCVGRREPGKNPATRTFQALRIRVNAELESVERGLDAALELLNVGGRLAVISFHSLEDRTVKQFIRGHEGRVQGSRRAPPTEAKTARLKPIGKAIFPSEAEVARNPRARSAVLRIAEKLA, translated from the coding sequence GTGGAACGGGAGCGGGATGTGGCGACGGCGGGGCGCAATGTGCACATCCCTGTGATGCTCGACGAAGTGTTGGAGGGCCTCGCCTTGCGCGAGAACGGGCGCTACCTGGATGGGACTTTCGGTCGCGGCGGGCATGCCCGGGCGATCCTCGACCGTCTGTCGGCAGACGGCCGCCTGTTCCTCATGGACCGCGACCCGGCCGCCATCGCCGTGGCCGAAAAAGGCCTCGCCACCGATCCGCGCGTTTCGCTGCGTCACGACAACTTCGCCGCCATGGGCGAATGGCCGGCCCTCCAGGGCGGTCTCGACGGCGTGCTGCTCGACCTCGGCGTGTCCTCGCCGCAGCTGGACGATGCCAGCCGCGGCTTCAGCTTCATGGCCGACGCGCCGCTGGACATGCGCATGGACACCACGCGCGGCATCAGTGCGGCCGATTTCCTCGCGGAAGCCGACGAGGCCGAGATCGCCGACGTGCTCTGGACCTTCGGCGAGGAGCGCTTCAGCCGCCGCATCGCCAAAGCCATCGTGGAACGCCGCGCCACCGCACCGATCGCCCGCACGGGCGAGCTGGCCGAACTGGTCGCGCGCTGCGTCGGGCGTCGCGAGCCCGGCAAGAACCCCGCCACCCGCACCTTCCAGGCGCTGCGCATCCGCGTGAACGCCGAGCTGGAATCGGTGGAGCGCGGGCTCGACGCCGCGCTGGAACTGCTGAACGTCGGTGGCCGCCTCGCCGTGATCAGCTTCCATTCGCTGGAAGACCGCACCGTGAAACAGTTCATCCGCGGGCACGAGGGCCGGGTGCAAGGCAGCCGGCGCGCCCCGCCGACGGAAGCGAAGACCGCGCGCCTGAAGCCGATCGGCAAGGCGATCTTCCCTTCCGAGGCCGAAGTGGCCCGCAATCCACGCGCGCGATCCGCCGTGCTGCGCATCGCGGAGAAGCTCGCGTGA
- the mraZ gene encoding division/cell wall cluster transcriptional repressor MraZ, with amino-acid sequence MFQGETAITVDDKGRLTIPTSYRDEVADVCKNRLVVTYNPFETGCLWIFPYAEWEQVRDQVNALPSVKAVHRALQMKLVGAAAIVEPDGAARILLPSSQRAAAGIEKKAVLLGMGNKFELWSEQAHLAKIRQTIGEDEISDDMADLRL; translated from the coding sequence ATGTTCCAAGGCGAGACAGCCATCACGGTCGACGACAAGGGTCGTCTGACGATCCCGACTTCGTATCGGGACGAGGTGGCCGACGTCTGCAAGAACCGTCTGGTCGTTACCTACAACCCCTTCGAAACCGGGTGCCTCTGGATCTTCCCGTACGCGGAATGGGAACAGGTGCGCGACCAGGTCAACGCGCTCCCCAGCGTGAAGGCCGTCCACCGTGCGCTGCAGATGAAGCTGGTGGGTGCCGCGGCCATCGTCGAACCCGACGGAGCCGCCCGCATCCTCCTGCCGTCCAGCCAGCGTGCGGCCGCCGGAATAGAAAAGAAGGCCGTCCTGCTGGGCATGGGCAACAAGTTCGAGCTTTGGAGCGAACAGGCCCACCTCGCGAAGATCCGCCAGACGATCGGCGAGGACGAGATCAGCGACGACATGGCGGACCTTCGGTTGTGA
- the rsmI gene encoding 16S rRNA (cytidine(1402)-2'-O)-methyltransferase: MSPSRPGTLHVVATPIGHRDDIGARAIETLRRAKVIAAEDTRHTRPLLQHLGVDTPLVALHDHNERTAVDGLLERLRGGDDVALVSDAGTPLISDPGFRLVRAARAAGFRVSPVPGPSAVVAALSVAGLPSDRFIFEGFLPAKAGGRRSRLGELAGEARTLIFYESSHRILESLEDMRGAFGADREAVVARELTKMFETVLDGTLDDLVRQVAADPNQQKGEFVVMVAGREAGEDERLAEGLRVFAILKDELPPAKAAKLAAAITGAPRKALYGA, translated from the coding sequence ATGTCCCCCTCCCGCCCAGGCACCCTCCATGTCGTCGCCACGCCCATCGGCCATCGCGACGACATCGGCGCGCGCGCCATCGAGACCCTCCGGCGGGCGAAGGTGATCGCGGCCGAAGACACCCGGCATACGCGGCCCTTGCTCCAGCACCTCGGCGTCGACACGCCGCTGGTCGCCCTGCACGACCATAACGAGCGCACGGCCGTGGACGGTCTCCTGGAACGCCTGCGCGGCGGGGACGACGTCGCCCTCGTCTCCGATGCCGGGACGCCGCTGATCAGCGACCCCGGCTTCCGCCTGGTCCGCGCTGCGCGGGCGGCCGGCTTCCGGGTGAGCCCGGTACCGGGCCCGAGCGCGGTCGTGGCGGCCTTGTCCGTGGCCGGACTTCCGAGCGACCGCTTCATCTTCGAAGGTTTCCTGCCCGCGAAGGCGGGTGGGCGCCGCTCGCGCCTTGGCGAACTGGCAGGCGAGGCGCGAACGCTGATCTTCTACGAGTCGTCGCACCGCATCCTCGAATCGCTCGAGGACATGCGCGGGGCCTTCGGCGCGGACCGCGAGGCCGTGGTGGCGCGCGAGCTGACGAAAATGTTCGAAACCGTCCTCGACGGTACGCTCGACGATCTCGTTCGCCAGGTCGCGGCCGATCCGAACCAGCAGAAGGGCGAATTCGTGGTGATGGTCGCCGGGCGCGAAGCCGGCGAGGACGAGCGGCTGGCGGAGGGCCTGCGCGTGTTCGCGATCCTGAAGGACGAATTGCCCCCGGCCAAGGCGGCGAAGCTGGCGGCGGCCATCACCGGTGCGCCGCGCAAGGCGCTCTACGGCGCCTGA
- a CDS encoding penicillin-binding protein activator: protein MRSIRATTLGLLLSAGLAGCVTQGGVQHGAPPSGAATQAAQALYTKGQFDQAAQAYLALADQDGSHRDYYKLLAAEAYRQEGALDRAAPIVADIRRSRLEGEDALRVDALRAEIALKNNDAKTALSLTGKPSARVSPQIDQRLAELRARAQAAAGDAWSAAQTRIELDGGLRGIDREQNRREILALLTGLGAQPLAERGSALPADDPMKPWVVEAQAQLGSVTRSPAVLDQAVGTVTGDKGVREGYKVPTKVALLLPLSGPLAGAGTAIRDGFFANYLESAQNGAPRPEVAVYDSGNDAQHVVAAYDKAVAEGARFVIGPLNRDGVSAIFAKGALPAPMLTLNYPNDNKNLPPAGANEFGLLPETEGAQVADHMADRGMRNATVIVSTDDFARRAGNAFKAEWQARGGTLAGQVTLDSGSIDFASQLSEPVDQDPATSGVFISMKPQQARLLLPQLRLAKNTLPVFATSHIYGGGDDPTADRDLEGVEFCDAPWLFDAQPGLPRRAALNDALPATRGVAARLFAFGMDAWGLVPYIDWMRGHPGSYLPGATGQLVADEFGRVRRVLIWARFADGVARPVAGSLELEAPATAPDVESGGG from the coding sequence ATGCGATCGATCCGTGCGACCACCCTCGGCCTCCTGCTTTCCGCCGGCCTTGCCGGCTGCGTGACCCAAGGCGGCGTGCAGCATGGGGCGCCGCCTTCGGGCGCGGCCACGCAGGCCGCGCAGGCGCTCTACACCAAGGGCCAGTTCGACCAGGCCGCACAGGCCTACCTCGCCCTGGCCGACCAGGACGGCAGCCATCGCGACTATTACAAGCTGCTCGCGGCGGAGGCTTATCGTCAGGAGGGCGCGCTCGACCGCGCCGCACCCATCGTCGCCGATATCCGCCGCTCGCGGCTCGAAGGCGAGGACGCCCTGCGTGTCGACGCGCTCCGGGCGGAAATCGCCCTGAAGAACAACGACGCGAAAACGGCGTTGTCGCTTACCGGAAAGCCTTCCGCCCGCGTATCGCCACAGATCGACCAGCGTCTCGCCGAACTTCGCGCGCGGGCACAGGCCGCCGCGGGCGATGCCTGGAGCGCGGCGCAGACCCGTATCGAACTGGACGGCGGGCTCCGCGGCATCGACCGCGAGCAGAACCGCAGGGAAATCCTCGCCCTGCTCACCGGCCTCGGCGCCCAGCCGCTGGCGGAACGGGGTAGCGCCCTTCCCGCCGACGACCCGATGAAACCCTGGGTGGTCGAGGCCCAGGCCCAGCTGGGCAGTGTGACCCGCTCGCCGGCCGTGCTCGACCAGGCCGTGGGCACCGTGACCGGCGACAAGGGTGTGCGCGAAGGCTACAAGGTGCCGACCAAGGTCGCCTTGCTGCTGCCGCTTTCCGGCCCCCTCGCCGGCGCCGGCACGGCGATCCGCGACGGCTTCTTCGCCAACTACCTCGAGTCGGCGCAAAACGGGGCACCGCGCCCCGAGGTGGCGGTGTACGACTCCGGCAACGATGCCCAGCACGTCGTCGCCGCTTATGACAAGGCCGTGGCCGAAGGCGCACGCTTCGTCATCGGCCCACTGAACCGCGACGGCGTCTCCGCCATCTTCGCCAAGGGCGCGTTGCCCGCGCCGATGCTCACGCTGAACTACCCGAACGACAACAAGAACCTTCCGCCCGCGGGCGCCAACGAATTCGGCCTGCTGCCGGAAACGGAGGGCGCGCAGGTGGCCGACCACATGGCCGACCGCGGCATGCGCAACGCCACCGTGATCGTCTCCACCGACGACTTCGCCCGCCGCGCCGGCAACGCCTTCAAGGCCGAATGGCAGGCGCGCGGCGGCACGCTGGCGGGCCAGGTGACCCTCGATTCGGGGAGCATCGACTTCGCCTCGCAGCTGTCCGAGCCGGTGGACCAGGATCCCGCCACCAGTGGCGTCTTCATCAGCATGAAGCCCCAGCAGGCCCGCCTGCTGCTCCCGCAGCTGCGCCTCGCGAAGAACACGCTACCGGTGTTCGCCACCTCGCACATCTACGGGGGCGGCGACGATCCGACGGCGGATCGCGATCTTGAAGGGGTCGAGTTCTGCGATGCACCGTGGCTGTTCGACGCGCAGCCGGGCCTGCCGCGCCGCGCCGCGCTGAACGACGCACTGCCTGCGACCCGCGGCGTGGCCGCACGCCTGTTCGCCTTCGGCATGGACGCATGGGGCCTGGTGCCGTACATCGACTGGATGCGCGGCCACCCCGGCAGCTACCTGCCGGGTGCCACCGGCCAGCTGGTCGCGGACGAGTTCGGCCGCGTGCGCCGCGTACTCATCTGGGCGCGCTTCGCCGACGGCGTGGCGCGACCGGTCGCGGGTAGCCTCGAACTCGAAGCGCCTGCCACGGCCCCGGACGTCGAGAGCGGCGGCGGCTGA
- a CDS encoding YraN family protein: protein MAPPAKKTTARRATGNRFEDTAREYLQARGLRLVHANFLCRHGEIDLVMRDGETLVFVEVRFRRSGAFGGALGSVTMAKRHKLVSAAHLWLAWHPRDARRPCRFDVIAFEGDEVEWVRAAFEA from the coding sequence TTGGCCCCGCCCGCAAAGAAGACCACGGCACGTCGCGCCACCGGCAACCGCTTCGAAGACACCGCGCGCGAGTACCTCCAGGCGCGGGGCCTGCGCCTCGTGCACGCCAATTTCCTCTGTCGGCACGGCGAGATCGACCTCGTGATGCGCGACGGCGAGACCCTCGTCTTCGTCGAGGTCCGCTTTCGCCGCAGCGGCGCGTTCGGCGGTGCGCTGGGCTCGGTCACGATGGCCAAACGGCACAAGCTCGTCAGCGCCGCACACCTCTGGCTGGCCTGGCATCCGCGGGACGCGCGCCGCCCCTGTCGTTTCGACGTGATCGCCTTCGAAGGCGACGAGGTGGAATGGGTGCGCGCCGCTTTCGAGGCCTGA